One stretch of Paenibacillus sp. AN1007 DNA includes these proteins:
- a CDS encoding zinc ribbon domain-containing protein, translating into MSIEEMIERKFVCTKCRGTDCSIKEVSMSGAGLSKVFDIQHNHYLFVSCTSCGYVEVFNPDVLKGKKQGQVGTILDILFGG; encoded by the coding sequence ATGAGTATTGAAGAGATGATTGAGAGAAAATTTGTATGCACCAAATGCCGGGGGACGGATTGCAGCATCAAAGAAGTTTCCATGTCAGGCGCGGGACTCAGCAAAGTATTTGATATTCAGCATAACCATTATTTGTTTGTAAGCTGTACGTCCTGCGGTTATGTAGAGGTCTTTAACCCGGATGTGCTGAAAGGTAAAAAACAGGGACAGGTTGGTACGATTCTGGATATTCTCTTTGGCGGATAG
- a CDS encoding organic hydroperoxide resistance protein, whose protein sequence is MEALYTATATVKGGRTGSVASSDGVLQHDLKMPKELGGAGGEGTNPEQLFAAGYGACYESALANVARKAGVKLENVVVTSNVSIGKDPADDGFRLAVRLDVSMPGVDHSQAEDLARKAHDFCPYSKATRGNIDVVLNVV, encoded by the coding sequence ATGGAAGCTTTATATACAGCTACAGCAACGGTAAAAGGTGGACGTACAGGTTCGGTAGCTTCTTCGGACGGGGTACTGCAGCATGATCTGAAAATGCCGAAAGAGCTGGGTGGAGCCGGAGGAGAAGGAACCAACCCTGAGCAGCTTTTTGCAGCCGGATACGGTGCTTGTTACGAAAGTGCTTTGGCTAATGTAGCCCGCAAAGCAGGAGTGAAATTGGAAAACGTCGTTGTAACCAGCAACGTCTCCATCGGTAAAGATCCTGCAGATGATGGATTTAGACTGGCAGTACGTCTCGATGTAAGTATGCCGGGCGTAGATCACAGCCAGGCTGAGGATCTGGCCCGCAAGGCTCATGACTTCTGCCCTTACTCCAAAGCAACACGCGGCAATATCGACGTTGTACTGAACGTAGTTTAA
- a CDS encoding Nramp family divalent metal transporter, with amino-acid sequence MAPSLGEAHSSMKVPKNAAWWKKFLAFVGPGYLVAVGYMDPGNWATDIAGGSQFGYTLLSVILISNMMAVVLQSLAGKLGIATGRDLAQACRERFSPPVVMMLWILCELAIAATDLAEVIGSAIALKLLFNIPMLYGVIITAVDVLLILVLQNKGFRALETLVIVLMATIALCFGIDLFLAKPDMGGVLHGFVPSTEILQNPAMLYIAIGIIGATVMPHNLYLHSSIVQTRQIEQTTQGKREAIRYTTLDSTIALTLALFINAAILIVSAAVFHSAGMTQVAEISDAYHLLTPLLGTTIASILFGVALLASGQNSTLTGTLAGQIVMEGFLNIRIPAWLRRLVTRLIAIIPAVIVTAIAGEHGTEELLILSQVVLSLQLPFAVIPLVMFTSDKKSMGPFVNKLWLKIVSWIIAAIIVVLNVYLIIQTIMLF; translated from the coding sequence ATGGCCCCTTCACTGGGTGAAGCACACAGTTCCATGAAAGTCCCTAAGAATGCAGCATGGTGGAAAAAATTTCTTGCTTTTGTTGGTCCGGGTTATCTCGTAGCTGTCGGTTATATGGACCCTGGGAACTGGGCCACTGATATCGCAGGCGGCTCCCAATTCGGATATACCTTACTATCCGTCATTCTTATTTCAAACATGATGGCCGTAGTGCTTCAGTCCCTCGCAGGCAAACTGGGTATTGCGACCGGGCGGGATTTGGCTCAAGCCTGTCGCGAACGTTTTAGCCCCCCTGTTGTCATGATGTTATGGATTCTATGTGAGCTGGCGATTGCTGCTACCGATCTGGCTGAAGTCATCGGCTCGGCAATTGCTCTCAAGCTTCTATTTAATATCCCTATGCTGTACGGGGTGATCATTACCGCTGTGGACGTGCTTCTCATTCTGGTACTGCAGAACAAAGGCTTCCGTGCACTGGAGACACTCGTCATTGTGCTGATGGCGACCATTGCGCTCTGTTTTGGCATCGACCTGTTTTTGGCAAAACCCGATATGGGCGGTGTTCTTCACGGATTTGTACCCAGCACCGAGATTTTGCAAAACCCGGCCATGCTGTATATTGCGATTGGCATCATCGGCGCTACCGTCATGCCCCATAATCTGTATCTGCACTCTTCCATTGTACAGACCCGCCAGATTGAGCAGACCACTCAGGGCAAAAGAGAAGCCATTCGCTATACTACGCTGGATTCAACCATTGCTTTAACACTCGCACTGTTCATCAACGCCGCCATTCTGATCGTATCTGCGGCTGTATTTCACAGTGCAGGCATGACACAGGTCGCCGAGATTTCAGATGCCTATCATCTGCTGACACCACTGCTCGGCACAACGATTGCCAGTATCCTGTTCGGCGTTGCTTTGCTCGCATCCGGTCAAAACTCCACCCTTACAGGCACACTGGCGGGCCAAATCGTCATGGAAGGTTTCCTGAATATCCGTATCCCGGCATGGCTGCGCAGACTGGTCACCCGTCTGATCGCAATTATCCCAGCTGTCATCGTCACCGCAATTGCGGGTGAACACGGCACAGAAGAACTGCTGATCTTAAGTCAGGTCGTTCTATCTCTGCAATTGCCTTTTGCTGTCATTCCACTTGTCATGTTTACAAGCGACAAAAAAAGCATGGGACCTTTTGTCAACAAACTTTGGCTCAAAATCGTTTCCTGGATCATTGCTGCCATCATCGTTGTGCTGAATGTATATCTCATTATCCAGACCATCATGCTGTTCTAA
- a CDS encoding HAD family hydrolase: MPDIAGLKWLFFDVGDTLVDEWEPVDDIIGQFVREACAYGYPVKIEAVRELFASCYRNYEQWPMKAAIRTYIHDEDHRKQIQDKLKFRKELERPFPSAAKVLERLSHYYRIGIIANQSPGTETRLESYGLRKYVDVLACSAEEGVSKPDPELYAVALKQAGCAPEEAVMVGDRIDNDIIPARSLGLHTIRILQGYGRFQPETSEDERADWTVESLDELLPLLIPDDDASKPI; the protein is encoded by the coding sequence GTGCCGGATATTGCCGGATTGAAGTGGTTGTTTTTTGATGTGGGGGATACGCTGGTGGATGAATGGGAGCCGGTAGACGATATCATCGGTCAATTCGTTCGTGAAGCTTGTGCTTATGGCTATCCAGTGAAAATTGAAGCGGTACGAGAGCTGTTTGCATCCTGTTATCGTAATTATGAACAGTGGCCAATGAAAGCTGCAATACGTACATATATTCATGATGAAGATCACCGCAAGCAGATTCAGGACAAGCTGAAATTCCGCAAAGAACTGGAGCGGCCCTTCCCTTCGGCGGCCAAGGTGCTGGAACGGCTCTCACATTACTATCGTATTGGCATCATAGCCAATCAGAGTCCTGGAACTGAGACTCGGCTGGAGAGTTACGGACTTCGGAAGTATGTCGATGTTCTGGCCTGTTCAGCGGAAGAAGGCGTGTCCAAGCCGGACCCGGAGCTGTATGCGGTTGCGCTGAAACAAGCTGGATGTGCTCCAGAAGAAGCGGTGATGGTCGGAGACCGAATCGATAATGATATCATACCAGCACGCAGCCTGGGCCTGCATACCATCCGTATTTTACAGGGATACGGAAGGTTTCAGCCCGAAACGTCGGAAGATGAGCGGGCGGACTGGACTGTTGAATCACTGGACGAACTGCTGCCCCTGCTCATACCTGATGACGATGCAAGTAAACCTATATAA
- a CDS encoding glutathione peroxidase: MSVYDYKVNTLRGQEIEMSEYRGKVLLIVNTASQCGLTPQFKGLQELQDKFQDAPFEVLGFPSNQFAQEKGSSDDIAEFCQMNYGVSFPMFEKIDVNGSSAHPLFQHITKEAPGLLGSKAIKWNFTKFLVDQNGKVVKRYAPQTIPDKIQEDIEALLK; encoded by the coding sequence ATGTCAGTTTATGATTACAAAGTAAACACCCTTCGCGGACAAGAGATTGAGATGTCCGAGTATCGCGGCAAAGTGTTGTTAATAGTAAATACAGCAAGTCAGTGTGGTCTCACACCTCAATTCAAGGGCCTGCAGGAGCTGCAGGATAAATTCCAGGATGCTCCGTTTGAAGTGCTTGGGTTCCCAAGCAATCAGTTTGCGCAGGAGAAAGGTTCCTCCGATGATATTGCCGAGTTCTGTCAGATGAATTACGGTGTCAGCTTCCCTATGTTTGAAAAAATTGACGTCAATGGCTCCAGCGCCCATCCACTTTTCCAACATATTACCAAAGAAGCACCCGGCCTGCTCGGCTCGAAAGCAATCAAATGGAACTTCACCAAATTCCTGGTTGACCAGAACGGGAAAGTAGTGAAACGATATGCTCCGCAGACGATACCAGACAAAATTCAAGAGGATATTGAGGCTTTGTTGAAATAA
- a CDS encoding urease accessory UreF family protein → MNRGNKLLDYAKLLDPSVQVGGFSHLFGMNTHIKEGSIRTAEDIESFMRCQLHPSLVRLEGMAIKGIYTATDHKDTWRVALIDKLVHVQRTPAELREQASAIGKRLIKLSRALHPWIDFSPLEQIFAKYNSVGCLPTVHAWINHHLDIPVEEAVLGYLHSAMYACISEASKVIPLTEEVTKELLGRLTTDLEKEWTTVSTSSPDGHMPPASLSMKPLFPNFHMLGAGLHAYRA, encoded by the coding sequence TTGAATCGTGGGAATAAGCTTCTCGATTACGCGAAACTGCTTGATCCCTCTGTGCAGGTTGGAGGGTTCTCCCATCTCTTCGGCATGAACACCCATATCAAGGAAGGCTCCATACGTACTGCCGAGGATATCGAATCGTTCATGCGATGCCAGCTTCACCCTAGTCTTGTGCGTCTTGAAGGCATGGCGATCAAAGGCATCTACACCGCAACAGATCATAAGGACACCTGGCGTGTCGCTTTGATCGACAAACTGGTCCATGTACAGCGCACACCCGCTGAACTTCGAGAACAAGCATCAGCTATAGGCAAACGTTTAATCAAACTCTCGCGCGCCCTGCATCCGTGGATTGACTTCAGCCCGCTTGAACAGATCTTCGCAAAATACAATTCCGTTGGCTGCCTCCCTACCGTTCACGCCTGGATTAACCACCACCTTGACATCCCCGTCGAAGAGGCGGTTCTCGGTTACCTGCATTCAGCCATGTATGCTTGTATATCCGAAGCCTCCAAAGTTATCCCTCTAACTGAAGAAGTCACCAAGGAACTGCTGGGTCGTCTGACCACAGACCTAGAGAAGGAATGGACGACCGTGAGCACCTCTTCTCCAGATGGACATATGCCCCCCGCATCCCTGTCTATGAAGCCCTTGTTCCCCAACTTTCACATGCTCGGGGCAGGCCTCCATGCTTACAGAGCATAA
- a CDS encoding XRE family transcriptional regulator yields MNKKKPVTPFGWAIKRRLTELQVDQKTFCEQHGIPPYRLSNLIHGTRKATRFRHLVADILDIPEELR; encoded by the coding sequence TTGAACAAGAAAAAACCAGTCACTCCGTTCGGATGGGCTATCAAACGACGCCTAACCGAACTGCAGGTCGATCAGAAAACCTTTTGCGAACAGCATGGCATTCCACCCTATCGTCTGTCCAACCTTATCCACGGCACACGCAAAGCAACCAGATTCAGGCATTTGGTCGCTGATATTTTGGACATCCCCGAGGAGCTGCGATAA